In the Arthrobacter sp. 31Y genome, one interval contains:
- a CDS encoding ABC transporter permease, translated as MTTTLTQTEAAPKAGSPAEPGAAVEPAVSAESTPAVSAESTPAVSAESTTPAPGKARRVASAAGSVLWKSAAILAFLALWELGPTYLASPSTRVFLPPLHEVLLAWGKLFEAGTIQGHIAASLTRSVAGFGAALVAGVSLGLLIAWYGRLNSVLNPLLELFRNTAALALLPVFTLLLGIGEESKISIVAYAAFFPVLLNTIAGVKTVDPLLIRAARSLGLNSFRLFQKVILPSAVPTIFTGIRMAGTASILVLIAAEMVGAKAGLGYLIVNAQSSFLIPDMYAGILTVSLLGLGVNFLLVALERHFSRWRTAVGAAAS; from the coding sequence ATGACCACCACGCTTACCCAAACCGAAGCCGCACCCAAGGCGGGCAGCCCGGCTGAACCGGGTGCCGCCGTCGAGCCGGCGGTCAGTGCGGAGAGCACACCGGCGGTCAGCGCGGAGAGCACACCGGCGGTCAGCGCGGAGAGCACGACGCCGGCACCCGGCAAAGCGCGGCGGGTTGCCTCAGCCGCGGGTTCAGTCCTGTGGAAGTCCGCAGCCATCCTGGCGTTCCTGGCGCTGTGGGAGCTTGGACCCACGTACTTGGCCAGTCCTTCCACGCGCGTCTTCCTGCCGCCGCTGCATGAGGTGCTCCTGGCATGGGGCAAGCTCTTCGAAGCGGGCACCATCCAGGGCCATATCGCGGCCAGCCTCACACGCTCGGTTGCCGGTTTCGGTGCTGCGCTGGTGGCGGGGGTCTCCCTGGGCCTGCTCATCGCCTGGTACGGGCGGCTGAACTCGGTCCTGAATCCCTTGCTGGAACTGTTCCGCAACACGGCCGCATTGGCGTTGCTTCCGGTGTTCACGCTGCTGCTGGGCATCGGCGAGGAATCCAAGATCAGCATTGTTGCCTACGCCGCGTTCTTCCCGGTACTCCTCAACACCATCGCGGGTGTGAAGACCGTTGACCCGCTCCTGATCAGGGCTGCCCGCTCGTTGGGGCTCAACAGCTTCCGGCTTTTCCAGAAGGTCATCCTGCCATCGGCCGTTCCCACCATCTTTACGGGCATCCGCATGGCCGGAACCGCGTCCATCCTGGTGCTGATTGCCGCCGAAATGGTCGGCGCAAAGGCCGGCTTGGGCTACCTGATCGTGAACGCGCAGAGCAGCTTCCTCATCCCGGACATGTACGCGGGCATCCTCACGGTTTCCCTGCTGGGGCTCGGCGTCAACTTCCTGTTGGTGGCCCTTGAACGGCACTTCTCCCGCTGGCGCACTGCCGTTGGCGCCGCCGCCTCCTAA
- a CDS encoding TauD/TfdA dioxygenase family protein, with amino-acid sequence MTVITETKLEFAKLGSRIGAEIRGFDISGDLSEDTVAQIRAALNEHKALVFREANILSDEAQVKFASHFGPLTKAHPTVASVEGEESVLPVDSENGSANNWHTDVTFVVNPPQASTLRSIDLPAYGGETLIASSAGAYKDLPEELRNFADNLWAIHTNDYDYSVPKNLEHTNAEERRKEFTRLKFETAHPVVRVHPLTGERGLFIGGFAQRLRIVGLSNTESKDIIRLLQAYVTRPENVVRVNWEPNQVVLFDNRITQHYAPDNYDGQPRKLNRVTIAGDIPVGVDGKASQAIQGDSTTYSVVAPISNAS; translated from the coding sequence ATGACCGTTATTACCGAAACCAAACTCGAGTTCGCCAAGCTCGGCTCCCGCATCGGCGCTGAAATCCGCGGCTTTGACATCAGCGGCGACCTCAGCGAGGACACCGTGGCGCAGATCAGGGCGGCTCTCAACGAACACAAAGCACTGGTGTTCCGTGAAGCCAACATCCTCAGCGACGAAGCGCAGGTGAAGTTCGCCAGCCACTTCGGACCGCTCACCAAGGCACACCCGACCGTTGCCTCGGTGGAGGGTGAGGAGAGCGTCCTGCCCGTGGACAGCGAAAACGGTTCGGCCAACAACTGGCACACGGACGTCACGTTTGTGGTCAACCCGCCGCAGGCATCCACCCTGCGCAGCATCGACCTTCCTGCCTACGGTGGCGAGACGCTGATTGCTTCCTCGGCCGGTGCGTACAAAGACCTCCCGGAGGAGCTGCGCAACTTCGCGGACAACCTGTGGGCCATTCACACCAACGACTACGACTACTCGGTGCCCAAAAACCTGGAACACACCAATGCCGAGGAACGCCGCAAGGAGTTCACCCGCCTGAAGTTCGAAACCGCACACCCCGTGGTCCGGGTCCACCCACTGACCGGCGAGCGCGGATTGTTTATTGGGGGCTTCGCGCAGCGGCTTCGGATTGTGGGGCTTTCCAACACAGAATCCAAGGACATCATCCGTCTGCTGCAGGCGTACGTGACGCGTCCGGAGAATGTGGTCCGCGTCAACTGGGAGCCGAACCAAGTGGTCCTGTTCGATAACCGCATCACCCAGCACTACGCCCCGGACAACTACGACGGCCAGCCGCGCAAACTCAACCGCGTGACCATCGCCGGAGA
- a CDS encoding ABC transporter substrate-binding protein, which yields MKLHLPLLSVAAAVVLALTVSGCGGAAEAGQANQAGNEVTELRYQGSANNVTFPELAADLDYLGDLKLNWVGNTTSGPQDIQSAATNQTDFGGAFSGAVVKLIEAGAPVKAVTNYYGSDEKTFSGYYVKADSTIKEPRDLIGKKIAVNTLGAHHEAVINTWLTKNGLSQDEIKQVQLVPLAPNDTEEAIRRGQVDAGTLGGVLQDRAIEAGGLRSLFSDVELFGTFAGGQIVLRNDFIEKNPNTTRTFTTGVAKAIKWAAETPRDEVIARFTKIIESRGRNESTANLKFWKSPGVPDAGVIQDKDFTRWEAWLSSAGIVKDKLTPSKYYTNDFNELAAAKKG from the coding sequence ATGAAACTGCATCTGCCCCTCCTGAGCGTCGCGGCCGCCGTCGTACTAGCGCTGACGGTGTCCGGCTGCGGCGGTGCAGCCGAAGCTGGACAAGCTAACCAGGCCGGCAACGAGGTCACCGAACTCCGGTACCAGGGCTCGGCCAACAACGTGACCTTTCCCGAGCTCGCGGCAGACCTGGACTACCTCGGCGACCTGAAACTGAACTGGGTGGGCAACACCACCAGTGGCCCGCAGGACATCCAGTCCGCAGCGACCAACCAGACCGACTTTGGCGGCGCGTTCTCCGGGGCGGTGGTCAAGCTCATCGAAGCCGGCGCTCCCGTCAAGGCAGTGACCAACTACTACGGCTCCGACGAGAAGACCTTCAGCGGTTACTACGTGAAGGCCGACAGCACCATCAAGGAACCCCGCGACCTGATCGGCAAGAAGATCGCTGTCAACACCCTGGGCGCCCACCACGAAGCCGTCATCAACACCTGGCTGACCAAGAACGGACTCAGCCAGGACGAGATCAAGCAGGTTCAGCTGGTCCCGCTGGCACCGAACGATACCGAAGAAGCCATCCGACGCGGACAGGTGGACGCGGGAACACTCGGTGGAGTGCTGCAGGACAGGGCCATCGAGGCAGGCGGACTGCGCTCCCTGTTCAGCGACGTCGAGTTGTTCGGAACGTTCGCGGGCGGCCAGATCGTGCTCCGCAACGACTTCATTGAAAAGAACCCGAACACCACCCGAACCTTCACCACAGGCGTTGCCAAAGCGATCAAGTGGGCAGCTGAGACTCCCCGTGACGAAGTCATTGCCCGTTTCACCAAGATCATCGAAAGCCGCGGACGCAATGAGAGCACGGCCAACCTGAAGTTCTGGAAGAGCCCGGGCGTCCCGGACGCCGGCGTGATCCAGGACAAGGACTTCACCCGCTGGGAGGCCTGGCTTAGCTCCGCCGGCATCGTCAAGGACAAGCTCACGCCGTCCAAGTACTACACCAACGACTTCAACGAACTCGCTGCGGCAAAGAAGGGATAG
- a CDS encoding FAS1-like dehydratase domain-containing protein, whose product MSINPDLQGRSYPAAEVYDVGREKIREFAKAVKASNPAHFDVEAAKALGHSDLVAPPTFAIIVAQRADAQLVQDPESGIDFSRVVHADQRFTHHRAIVAGDRLVAELHVDGVRAMGGGAMITTRSEISTEAGEKVATTTSSILVRGEGQ is encoded by the coding sequence ATGAGTATCAATCCGGACCTGCAGGGCCGAAGCTACCCTGCCGCAGAGGTATACGACGTCGGCCGTGAAAAGATCCGCGAGTTCGCCAAGGCTGTGAAAGCCAGCAACCCCGCGCATTTTGATGTTGAGGCAGCAAAGGCCTTGGGCCACAGCGACCTCGTTGCACCTCCAACGTTTGCCATCATCGTCGCCCAGCGTGCCGACGCCCAGCTGGTCCAGGATCCGGAGTCGGGCATCGACTTTTCCCGGGTGGTCCACGCCGATCAGCGTTTCACGCACCACCGGGCCATCGTCGCCGGCGACCGCTTGGTAGCCGAACTGCACGTTGACGGCGTCCGCGCCATGGGCGGGGGAGCCATGATCACTACCCGCTCCGAGATTTCCACTGAAGCAGGCGAAAAGGTCGCCACCACCACCTCGTCCATCCTGGTCCGCGGAGAGGGACAGTAA
- a CDS encoding DUF2797 domain-containing protein, producing MLVHGVVWDSSSPALRLFSPDAEFTDIALAQGSALGLRVIPGVWCLGHTKVHGPGDRTHVPCRGSSPAERGKQCGACFARDDSRLMHDFHRGGSVPTGLRAYLMQPHWLYVATFANGATKIGTASAQRKWNRLAEQGAVHASYVAHAEDGRVVRLLEDLATRELGLVQQVRSAAKVAGLVEPRAAVELSSLNRQHASGVRELLGGLAMTGYSVVEEEWERPALANTLCTARAQGGLRHPYPATFDAGGHGLRVHSLSGAIALAALPDASGNDIEGSFVADLGALKGRKIEFGHHTTEIPALQDSLF from the coding sequence ATGCTTGTACACGGAGTCGTTTGGGACTCTTCGTCACCGGCTTTGAGGCTATTCTCGCCGGACGCAGAGTTCACTGATATTGCGTTGGCCCAGGGCTCAGCCCTGGGCCTGCGCGTTATCCCCGGGGTGTGGTGCCTTGGCCACACGAAGGTCCACGGGCCGGGGGATCGCACGCATGTTCCGTGCCGCGGCAGCTCCCCGGCCGAGCGGGGCAAGCAATGCGGCGCTTGCTTTGCGCGGGACGACTCCCGCCTTATGCACGATTTCCACCGGGGCGGTTCGGTTCCAACGGGGCTGCGGGCCTACCTCATGCAGCCGCACTGGCTCTACGTGGCTACCTTCGCCAACGGTGCCACGAAAATTGGCACGGCGTCCGCGCAGCGCAAGTGGAACCGCCTCGCCGAGCAAGGTGCCGTTCATGCTTCCTATGTGGCCCACGCCGAGGACGGGCGCGTTGTTCGCCTGCTTGAGGATCTGGCCACCCGCGAACTCGGTCTCGTCCAGCAAGTCCGTTCCGCCGCCAAGGTGGCTGGCCTCGTGGAGCCGCGTGCCGCCGTCGAGCTTTCATCCTTGAACCGCCAACACGCCAGCGGTGTGCGCGAGCTGTTGGGCGGTCTTGCCATGACGGGTTACTCGGTGGTGGAGGAAGAGTGGGAGCGTCCGGCGTTGGCCAACACGCTGTGCACGGCCCGCGCCCAAGGCGGCTTGCGGCACCCCTACCCGGCAACGTTCGACGCCGGCGGGCACGGTTTGCGGGTCCACTCACTCTCAGGGGCGATCGCCTTGGCCGCCCTCCCCGACGCTTCGGGCAATGACATTGAGGGCAGCTTTGTGGCGGATCTTGGTGCTCTGAAGGGCCGCAAAATCGAGTTCGGCCACCACACCACGGAGATCCCAGCCCTGCAGGACTCGCTCTTCTAA
- a CDS encoding ABC transporter ATP-binding protein — protein MTAKISLRNVTKEFTVRATKDTAATRLTAIDSLSLDVRDGEFLTLVGPSGSGKTTLLDLLAGLSTPTSGEVLVDDKPVTGPGKDRAVVFQQYALFPWRTASANVSIGLEGVGPDGRKLNRRERAAKAKEYLALVGLAGFEDRYPHELSGGMKQRVAIARSLAYEPDVLLMDEPFAALDAQTREQLQDELLRIWKATGKTIVFITHGIDEAVYLGERVAVLSARPGRLKEIVNINIPDRDGDEDIRSNAAFVEHRHQVWTLLHDEVRRAQDAGHRKILPDGSAPDEPATTITERSAA, from the coding sequence ATGACAGCCAAAATCAGTCTCCGGAACGTCACTAAAGAATTCACGGTCCGGGCCACAAAGGACACGGCCGCTACCCGGCTGACCGCCATCGACTCGCTGAGCCTTGACGTCCGTGACGGTGAGTTCCTCACCCTGGTGGGTCCCAGCGGTTCCGGAAAGACCACACTCCTGGACCTGTTGGCCGGACTCTCCACACCCACCTCCGGCGAAGTTTTGGTGGACGACAAACCCGTCACTGGTCCGGGCAAGGACCGTGCAGTGGTATTCCAGCAGTACGCGTTGTTTCCGTGGCGGACGGCCTCTGCCAACGTCTCGATCGGGCTGGAAGGAGTGGGCCCCGACGGCAGGAAACTGAACCGCCGGGAACGGGCAGCCAAAGCAAAGGAATACCTGGCTTTGGTGGGGCTTGCCGGCTTTGAGGACCGCTACCCGCATGAGCTCTCCGGCGGAATGAAGCAGCGCGTGGCCATCGCCCGGAGCCTGGCGTACGAGCCCGATGTGTTGCTGATGGATGAACCATTCGCTGCGTTGGACGCCCAGACCCGCGAGCAGCTGCAGGACGAACTCCTCCGGATCTGGAAAGCCACGGGCAAAACAATCGTCTTCATCACCCACGGGATTGACGAGGCCGTGTACCTCGGCGAGCGCGTCGCAGTGCTGAGCGCGCGCCCTGGCCGGCTCAAGGAAATCGTGAACATTAATATCCCTGACCGCGACGGCGACGAGGACATCCGTTCCAACGCCGCTTTCGTGGAGCACCGCCACCAGGTGTGGACGCTCCTGCACGACGAAGTCCGTCGCGCCCAGGACGCCGGGCACCGCAAGATCCTCCCGGACGGCAGCGCACCCGACGAGCCTGCAACCACCATCACTGAAAGGAGCGCGGCCTGA
- a CDS encoding HpcH/HpaI aldolase/citrate lyase family protein — protein MTSSIAAESIRPTRNIPADIARSWLLVNAMKTELFDESAGSRADAIILDIEDAVDPSQKDAARENVVNWLAAGGQAWVRINDATSKFWADDLAGLRGTPGLLGVMLAKTESADQVTESYHRMDGKTPVIALVESALGIEEANHIARAQGAFRLAFGSGDFRRDTGMAATPEAMAYPRAKLVVASRVGNLPGPIDGPTVGTNHPILREQTGITVTMGMTGKLCLAIDQTTVINEVISPTPSDVAWATDFMNDFEANGRVIRDGSDLPRLGRAEKIMKLAVAFGVQPSL, from the coding sequence ATGACGTCTAGCATCGCCGCCGAGTCCATTCGGCCCACCCGCAACATTCCCGCCGACATCGCCCGTTCCTGGCTCCTTGTGAACGCCATGAAAACGGAGCTCTTTGATGAATCTGCGGGTTCGCGCGCTGACGCCATCATTCTTGACATCGAAGACGCCGTGGACCCTTCCCAGAAGGACGCTGCACGCGAGAACGTGGTGAACTGGCTTGCCGCAGGCGGCCAGGCCTGGGTCCGTATCAACGATGCCACCAGCAAGTTCTGGGCCGACGACCTCGCAGGCCTGCGTGGCACGCCCGGCCTGCTCGGCGTGATGCTCGCCAAGACCGAGTCCGCTGACCAGGTCACCGAGTCCTACCACCGCATGGATGGCAAGACTCCCGTGATTGCCCTCGTGGAGTCTGCTCTCGGCATCGAGGAAGCCAACCACATTGCCCGCGCCCAGGGTGCCTTCCGCCTGGCCTTTGGTTCGGGTGACTTCCGCCGCGATACGGGTATGGCTGCAACTCCGGAGGCAATGGCCTACCCGCGCGCCAAGCTGGTTGTCGCCAGCCGCGTGGGCAACCTGCCGGGACCCATCGATGGCCCCACCGTGGGCACCAACCACCCCATCCTGCGCGAGCAGACGGGCATCACCGTGACCATGGGCATGACCGGCAAGCTCTGCCTGGCCATCGACCAGACCACCGTGATCAACGAGGTCATCAGCCCCACGCCTTCGGACGTTGCCTGGGCTACTGACTTCATGAACGATTTTGAGGCCAACGGCCGCGTCATCCGCGACGGTTCCGACCTCCCGCGTCTGGGCCGCGCTGAAAAGATCATGAAGCTCGCCGTCGCTTTCGGAGTCCAGCCTTCCCTGTAA
- a CDS encoding DUF3188 domain-containing protein encodes MLEQFWATASTSYKVLVFSAMGLIAIGLVLSIVGNTSGNQGLAVASLPVIGVGLLLHVTGLVVRGQKIRKSYKK; translated from the coding sequence GTGCTAGAACAATTTTGGGCCACGGCTTCCACGTCCTACAAAGTGCTGGTTTTCAGTGCCATGGGGTTGATCGCCATCGGGCTCGTCCTGTCCATCGTGGGGAACACGTCCGGGAACCAAGGCTTGGCCGTTGCTTCTTTGCCCGTCATTGGCGTTGGCCTGCTGCTCCATGTCACTGGACTGGTGGTTCGGGGACAGAAGATCCGTAAGAGCTACAAGAAGTAG